AATGCGAGCTGTACCACCAACTGTCTCGCGCCCATTGTGAAGGTGCTGAACGATAACTTTGGCATCATTAAGGGCACTATGACCACTACCCACAGCTACACCGGAGACCAGCGTCTGTTAGATGCCAGTCACCGGGATGTGCGTCGGGCACGGGCGGCAGCCTTGAACATTGTTCCCACCAGCACAGGTGCTGCTAAGGCCGTGGCTTTGGTCATTCCCGAAATGAAGGGCAAATTGAATGGCATTGCCTTGCGGGTCCCGACTCCCAACGTCTCTGTTGTGGATCTAGTGGTTCAGGTTCAAAAATCCACTATTGCCGAGCAAGTTAATGAAGTGCTTCAGGCTGCTTCCCAAGGCTCGATGAAGGGATTCTTGGGCTACTGTGACCTGCCCTTGGTCTCATCCGACCATCGCAAATCCAATGTCTCGTCCATTGTGGACTCCAGCCTCACCATGGTGATGGATGGTGACATGGTGAAAGTGGTGGCCTGGTATGACAACGAGTGGGGCTACAGTCAGCGGGTGGTTGACTTGGCCGAACTGATGGCCGAAAAGTGGGCTTAAGTGTCCCTTAGTTTGAGAAAATTCTGATAACTTCTAGCAATACTGCGCTTTTCTTGGGAAAGGCGCATTTTTTTGTCTTGGGTGCCGGTAGTGCTGTTTAGGTCGTGAAAAGAGAGGCCGCAAGCCTTGTCGTACCGTTACGACTTCACTACGTTTGGATCACGATCGAATCTTGTTCTTGAAATTTTCACCTTGGCCCTAGGCTAAGGGTGCCAGCAGGATTCCCCGTAGCTCTGCCTCTGCTGCGCGGAACCCCACCAACACCGCCACCCCATCCCGCACAAACAAGGGTCGCTTCAGCACCATGGGATCCTGGGCAAAGGCATCGACCCACTGGGTCTCGCTCCAGGTTTGTTTCTCGTCCCCCAGGGCGCGATAGGCTTGGCCGGATGTATTGCGCAGGGGTTTGCTCCCCAGGCTGGTGACCCATTGGGCAATCTGATGGCGATCGGGGGGCTGTTCCTTGGTATTAATGAACTCATAGGCCACCTGGTTGGTTTTCAGCCACTGGAAGGCTTTTTTACAGGTGCCACAGGTGGGGATGCCATAAATTTGCAAGGTCATAGGTTTCACCATGAACGGGGACAGGGGGAATGGTTAGTTTAGGGCGGGTTGGTTTAGAGCGGGTTAGTTTTCTCCTCGGAACCTTTCCCCCCACCCCAGGCTGATGGGCTATGGTCGCCGCCCAGCAGGACAGACTGGACCTTGAAGACGGGGTCTCCCTAGGACACCAGGGGCGAATCTTGGGCTGTTAGCTGCTGTTAGCCCTGGCCTGGGTTTTGAGCCAAGGATTTGGGATAGAGCAGGGTCAGGGCTTCCTGGTATTGGCGATCGAGGTCGCTACCCCATTGGTTACTGCGCAGGGGCACCGAGGGCACCTCATAGTTGGGGTGAATCCCTTCTTTATTGATGTCGTGGTGTAGGGGGGTTTCATATTTGGCTACGGTTACTGCCATGCCTGACCCATCCAACAGTTGAAACAAAGACTGGATTAACCCCTTGCCAAAGGTGGTTTCCCCCACCAAGGTGGCGCGATCGTTTTCCTGGAGCGCCCCGGCTAAAATTTCACTGGCACTGGCTGTCCCCCGGTTGACCAACACCACTAGGGGATCCTCCGTCAGGGCAAAGCCATTGGCCTGGAACGATCCCTGGACCCCATGGCGATCGACGGTGTAGACAATGGTGCCCCGATCGAGCCATAGACGAGCTACATCAATGCCCGCCTGGAGCAGTCCCCCTGGGTTATTGCGCAGATCTAAAATATAGCCCTCCGCTCCCTGACTCTCCAGATCCAGCAGGGCATCTTCCATCTCCACCCGCGAGTTGCCGTTGAACTGGAGCAGGTGAATATACCCCAGGGGTGGCAATCCCGGCTCCTGGCGCAACTCTGAGATCACCGAGTTGAGGGAAATCAGATCCCGCACCACCTCCACCTCCCAGAACTCCAGATTGGGCTGTGGGGAAGACTGGTCGGAGGTTGTGACAGGCTTAGGGATCGGGCTAAGGGTGGCATTGAAGTCGGGGTTAATCCAGCGGTTGACCGTTAGTCGCACTGTGGTGCCCTGGGGTCCCCGCATCAGGGAAGCCGCTTCGTCAAGGCTCAGATCGTCCGTGGGCTGGCCATCAATGGCTTGGATGTGATCCCCCGGATGTAGCCCTGCCCGCTCTGCTGGGGACCCGGCGATGGGGGCAATCACGATCACTTGGCCATTGGTGCGATCGGAGGCAATTTGTAGCCCCACCCCCGTTAATGCTCCAGAGGTGGTCATTTGCAGATTGCGATACTCCTCCGGTTCCAGGAGCCGGGTAAAGGGATCCCCCAGGCTATCCAGCATTTCCCGCACCACGTCATAGGTTTGGGCGCGATCGGCCAAGGGTTGGCTCAACACCGTCTGGCGCACTGCCCACCAGTTCTGATCATTAAAGGTGTCATCTACATAGGCTTGGCTCACCACCCGCCAAGCTTGGTCAAAAAGCCGCTGTTCCAGGGTCAGGGCTTGGGCTGCATCGGGCTGCAATCCCAGCAGTAAACCCAACTGCAAGCCCAACAAACACAGAATTTTTAAAACGGGAGTTTTCATAGGGATTTTAAAAAACTAGAACAAAACTACAGCAGTCCGAGATGGGCCGTGTGGTGTACACCCGGAGAGCGCACACCATGCCAAGGGTTTCAGCCATCGAGATCCTTGCAACTGATTGAGGATTGCGGGAGGGTATCAACTGAAGCCGGGAAGTGGGGCGCGGAGCGCCGAGCTAGTCAGACTCCTCCCCCTTGATCCCTCCATGGCCAGCCTTGGCCCTTGCTTTGAGGCTATCCGTTGCAGCATAGCTTAATATATTGAAATATTTTGGTTTTGCATCTG
This region of Prochlorothrix hollandica PCC 9006 = CALU 1027 genomic DNA includes:
- a CDS encoding type I glyceraldehyde-3-phosphate dehydrogenase; the encoded protein is MVRVAINGFGRIGRNFLRCWLTRENSGLEVVGLNDTSDPQTNSHLLKYDSMLGTLDEEVSCDENSITVAGKTLKCVSDRNPLNLPWAEWGVDLIIESTGVFVSVEGASKHIQAGAKKVLITAPGKGEDIGTYVMGVNHHDYKNGEYNVISNASCTTNCLAPIVKVLNDNFGIIKGTMTTTHSYTGDQRLLDASHRDVRRARAAALNIVPTSTGAAKAVALVIPEMKGKLNGIALRVPTPNVSVVDLVVQVQKSTIAEQVNEVLQAASQGSMKGFLGYCDLPLVSSDHRKSNVSSIVDSSLTMVMDGDMVKVVAWYDNEWGYSQRVVDLAELMAEKWA
- a CDS encoding Spx/MgsR family RNA polymerase-binding regulatory protein, which encodes MTLQIYGIPTCGTCKKAFQWLKTNQVAYEFINTKEQPPDRHQIAQWVTSLGSKPLRNTSGQAYRALGDEKQTWSETQWVDAFAQDPMVLKRPLFVRDGVAVLVGFRAAEAELRGILLAPLA
- a CDS encoding S41 family peptidase, which codes for MKTPVLKILCLLGLQLGLLLGLQPDAAQALTLEQRLFDQAWRVVSQAYVDDTFNDQNWWAVRQTVLSQPLADRAQTYDVVREMLDSLGDPFTRLLEPEEYRNLQMTTSGALTGVGLQIASDRTNGQVIVIAPIAGSPAERAGLHPGDHIQAIDGQPTDDLSLDEAASLMRGPQGTTVRLTVNRWINPDFNATLSPIPKPVTTSDQSSPQPNLEFWEVEVVRDLISLNSVISELRQEPGLPPLGYIHLLQFNGNSRVEMEDALLDLESQGAEGYILDLRNNPGGLLQAGIDVARLWLDRGTIVYTVDRHGVQGSFQANGFALTEDPLVVLVNRGTASASEILAGALQENDRATLVGETTFGKGLIQSLFQLLDGSGMAVTVAKYETPLHHDINKEGIHPNYEVPSVPLRSNQWGSDLDRQYQEALTLLYPKSLAQNPGQG